TTAGGTCCAGATGTTCTGTGTTAAAGTAGATCAGACAGATAAATAGGTAAAACAGACATGTTAAATAAAACTGTCAAATTTAATTTTTCCTCACttcaattttaaatttgattaaaagtAGTTATAATTTTGATACTTACTGATATCAGTAAGTCCCTTGACACATTTCTTCACTTCTTCTCTGAACTCGCTGAGCATATTACTAGCAGATAAATGGCCATTCTCTTGAAATTTTCTCAGCGGATTCTTGTCACGTTTTAATGCCACACTGTAAAATGCACCATCATCTCCAAATGGTTTAATTTCAACCCGTTCAACCAAAATGGGCACCATGATGTCAAATTCATCAGGATTACAAATCTGTATGACACACAAATCATCCAGTTAGATAACTGTATCAGATTGGGGAGCATTTCTTGCTACAGAATTTGTCCTCAACAGTTGATTGGGGGAACTTGAAATATAAAGACTCACCTTTACATTTTCGTAGTAGCTTCCAGTAGGTAGGGGTTCTTGTACTTCTTTAAAGCTTTCtgtattcttttttaaatgcctgaTTATATagtcttttgttgtatttatgaCTAATGCTGCATTTGATTTGTCTGTCTtcttaattttcagtttttccagaGTTTCTTTAAGGATATCATCCACTGCAGGGTTTTTTTCAGTCGTGTCTTTTGTGAAGTCCTCACCTTTTCCTGGTGGCATGTTTGGTGTCTTTCTTAATTTTTCTGGTGAATTGGCTCTGCGTGCACATATTTTGGCTTCTGTGGTCTTTTCCGAAGTCTTTCTGGTGTACTTTggtgtctctttctctgtctctaaaCATTGTTCTGGTTGCATCTTTGCCACCTGACGTTTCGGCTTGGCGCCACAGGCTTTTGCTTTATCAGTCTCCACATAATCCTGTGTAGTGTCTTTTGGTGTGTCTGGTGGCATCTTAGTCATTTCCTCTGAAAACATTCCTGGTGATTTGGCTTTCTTAACACATGTTTTTGATTTACTGGTGCCCGTGGGTGTCTCGTCCTTTGCAAGTTGTTCTTGTGATTTTGCCCCACCAGAACATTTATTTGCTCTTGTGACTTTTGGAGAGTCCTTTGTTGCCTTTCTTTTCACCACTGGAGATTTTTCTGTTAAGTTGGTCTTGGTAGCACAAGTTTTGGCAGTTGTGCTGTCTGTAGATTTGTGTGGATGCTCATTGACCTTCTTTGTACAATGGTTTGTAGTCTTTTCTCTTATGGGTCTCTCTAGAGGCTTCTTTTCTTCAGcattgattgtttttttcttctcttctttcttttttttctgctcctcttctgtagaaTCTGGACGTGTGGGCAGAGGGACTTCTTTAATGTCATCAAGTCTAGGTTTCCTTTTAGCGTGCTCAGCATCAGGACTCTTTGCCTTGCGTGATCTCCCTCTTCCAGACATGATGAATGAAACTTCTCTGGCAAAATTAAACTCGAGTGTTTCCTTTTATTGTATGAGAACACACCCCTTTGCTTCATGACAGCAT
This is a stretch of genomic DNA from Archocentrus centrarchus isolate MPI-CPG fArcCen1 chromosome 15, fArcCen1, whole genome shotgun sequence. It encodes these proteins:
- the cgasa gene encoding cyclic GMP-AMP synthase, yielding MSGRGRSRKAKSPDAEHAKRKPRLDDIKEVPLPTRPDSTEEEQKKKKEEKKKTINAEEKKPLERPIREKTTNHCTKKVNEHPHKSTDSTTAKTCATKTNLTEKSPVVKRKATKDSPKVTRANKCSGGAKSQEQLAKDETPTGTSKSKTCVKKAKSPGMFSEEMTKMPPDTPKDTTQDYVETDKAKACGAKPKRQVAKMQPEQCLETEKETPKYTRKTSEKTTEAKICARRANSPEKLRKTPNMPPGKGEDFTKDTTEKNPAVDDILKETLEKLKIKKTDKSNAALVINTTKDYIIRHLKKNTESFKEVQEPLPTGSYYENVKICNPDEFDIMVPILVERVEIKPFGDDGAFYSVALKRDKNPLRKFQENGHLSASNMLSEFREEVKKCVKGLTDIKWKVEKKKKGCPAVTLTTNVNSVPVSLDVVLCLMVKSSWPSFTNEGLKIEGWLGTKVKQEYKRKPYYLVPKYEGRGAAENDGVLTKDVWRVSFSHVEKAILKNHGSEKTCCEKHGASCCRKSCLKLLKHLLHLLKESNPSFDKFCSYHVKTTLLHACCSRTRDSDWKPADLSHCFQLLLKDFENHLQNGQLQNFFIPSQNLLSGPGIKVCRILSSTIKNERQTGFPIFSEQLQNAH